In Dromiciops gliroides isolate mDroGli1 chromosome 4, mDroGli1.pri, whole genome shotgun sequence, one DNA window encodes the following:
- the LOC122726482 gene encoding olfactory receptor 10T2, translating to MQRINQTTRVTKFILVGFSSLGELQMLLFVIFLLLYMTILLANATIMTVIRFSRSLHTPMYGFLFILSFSETCYTFVIIPQLLDHLLSDIKAISFVACATQLFFFLGFACTNCFLIAVMGYDRYVAICFPLRYMIIMNKRLGLGLISVSGATGFFIALVATNLICDMPFCGPNRVNHYFCDMAPVIKLACTDTHVKELALFSLSILVIMVPFVLILISYGFIVNTILKIPSAEGKRKAFATCASHLTVVIVHYGCASIIYLRPKSKSASDKDQLVAVTYTVVTPLLNPLVYSLRNQEVKAALKRIFWRPVPAKLI from the coding sequence ATGCAAAGAATCAACCAAACCACTAGGGTCACCAAGTTTATCCTTGTGGGTTTCTCCAGCCTGGGTGAGTTGCAGATGCTACTCTTTGTGATCTTCCTACTTCTCTATATGACAATCCTGTTGGCCAATGCCACCATCATGACTGTGATCCGCTTCAGCCGGTCTCTCCACACCCCTATGTATGGCTTCCTTTTCATCCTCTCCTTTTCTGAAACCTGCTACACTTTTGTCATCATCCCCCAGCTCCTAGACCACTTGCTCTCTGACATCAAGGCCATCTCTTTTGTGGCCTGTGCCACTCAACTCTTCTTCTTTCTTGGCTTTGCATGCACCAACTGCTTCCTCATTGCTGTGATGGGCTATGACCGTTACGTAGCCATCTGCTTCCCCCTGAGATACATGATCATCATGAACAAGAGGCTAGGACTGGGACTGATATCTGTATCTGGTGCCACAGGATTCTTCATTGCCCTGGTGGCCACTAACCTCATTTGTGACATGCCCTTTTGTGGCCCCAATAGAGTCAATCACTACTTCTGTGACATGGCACCTGTAATCAAATTGGCCTGTACAGACACCCACGTGAAGGAATTAGCTTTATTTAGCCTCAGCATCCTGGTCATTATGGTTCCCTTTGTGCTAATCCTAATCTCCTACGGCTTCATTGTCAACACCATCCTTAAAATCCCATCAGCTGAAGGGAAGCGTAAGGCATTTGCTACCTGTGCTTCCCATCTCACTGTAGTCATTGTCCACTATGGATGTGCCTCCATTATCTATCTCCGGCCCAAGTCCAAGTCTGCATCAGACAAAGACCAGCTGGTGGCAGTGACCTATACTGTGGTGACTCCCTTGCTCAACCCCCTTGTCTACAGCCTGAGGAATCAGGAGGTAAAGGCAGCACTGAAGAGAATCTTCTGGAGGCCAGTGCCTGCCAAGTTAATCTGA